GCGCGAGGGCCTCCGGGGTGAGCGCCGCGTTGGCCTCGACCTCCCGGCGGATCTCTTCCGGGTAGCGGCTGCCGTACATCACCGCCGCGGTGATCTGGGCCTGGGAGAGCTGGCCGAAGGCCCGGCGGACGCGCTCGAGGTCCTGGTCCTGGACGTGGTCGCGCAGCACCTCCCAGACGGCCAGGCCCGTACCGGCGACCTTCGCGGTGCGGCCCGCGGGCTCCGAGGCGAAATAGATCCCGGGGCACTCCCGCATGCGGATCCCCTCCTCGATCAGCTCCTGGGCGACTTCGGACACCGACCGGCGGCCGCGGGCCGCCCAGGCCTCCAGATGCTCGCGCACGGACTGGCGGAGGCGCATCGTGGTGGAGACCGTCGCCTCGGGGTAGCGCCGGGGACGGCGCTTGCGAGCCTGCCCGTCTCGGTCTCGGGGAGGTTTGGCGGCCATCTCTCGCCGAGCTTACCCTGTAAGACAGGCGAATACAATGTACTCTCTCATTTTGTTCTATTCGTACATCTGTTCACGTATCTTGAACAATGAAGATAATCGAACACAGGGGGCACCATGGCCCAGGACACGGAGGTTCTGAAGCGCGCACTCGCCGGCTTGCGTCGCACGACCGGCCTGACGGCAGAATTCGAAGCCCGGCAGCCTGGGAACCTGAAGGGGCCTCGGGCGGACGTCGTCATCGAGCTCGAGGTGGGCGGCAAGCGTCACCAGCTCTATGCCGAGGTCAAGGCCGTCGACCGCCCCGTCGCACTGGCCGCCGCCAAGCATCGACTCGAGGCCTACGGTCAGAAAGGGGTGCTGGTCACCCCCTATCTCACGACCGCCCTCGCCCGGCATTGCCGCGAGTCGCTCGATCTGCAGTTCATCGATACCGCCGGCAATGCCTACCTGCGTGCACCGGGGCTCTACATCTTCGTCCAGGGCGAGCGACCGCCGGAGCCCCTCACGGGAGGAGCTGGAAGGCCCGCGCGGGGCGGCACCGCCACCGCCCTTCGCGCGGTGTTCGTTCTGCTCTGCAGGCCGGAGCTGCTCAACGCCCCCTACCGGGAGATCGCGGCGGCCGCAGGAATCGGGCTCGGGACGGTCGGCTGGGCACTCTTCGATCTCGAGCGCCGGGGCTATCTCACCGCGGCCGGGCAGCGCCGGAATCGCCGCCTGCTGGAGCCCACCCGGCTCCTCGACGAATGGGCCACGAACTTCCCGATCCGGTTGCGACCCAAGCTCAATCCGCGGCGGTTCCGGGCGGCCGACCCCGGCTGGTGGGAGCTGGCGCATCTCCCCGCCGGCGCGCGCTGGGGTGGCGAGGTCGCGGCGGCGAAGCTGGCCGGCCATCTCAAGCCGGGCACCGTCACCATCTATGTGGAGCCGGCCCCGGCTCGGGATGCCCTGGCCTCGCTCGCGCAGGAGCATCGCCTGCGCGCCGATCCGCAGGGCAACGTCGAGATCCTCGACACGTTCTGGGCGCTTCCTGAGCAGGACGGCCTGCCGGGCCTGGTGCCGCCCTTGCTCGTCTACACCGATCTCATGGCCACGCTCGATCCGCGCAATCTCGAGGCTGCCAGGCGGATCCGCGAGCAGCACCTCGAGCATGCTGTCCGTCGCGCCTGATCGGCCCGTCGATCCGCTGGCGATCGCGATCCTGAGGCAGGTCGATCCCGTCGCCCGGGCGCTCGGCGTCGAGTACCTCGTGACCGGGGCGACCGCGCGTGACATCGTGCTGGTCGGCGTGTTCGGTCTGGAGACGGGCCGGGGTACCCGCGATGTGGACCTGGCCATCGCCGTGGATGGGTGGCCTGCGTTCGAGGCGATGAGGACTAGCCTGGTCGGAACGGGTGCCTTCGTGCCGGATCGGCAGATCGTCCACCGGCTCTTTCATCTACGCGGGGAACAGCGCGGCTATCCGATCGATCTCATCCCCTTCGGCGCCATCGAGGACCCAGGTGCGACGATCGCCTGGCCTCCGGACCGATCCGTCGTGATGAGTGTGACCGGCTACCGCGAGGCCTTCGACGCGGCGGTACCAGCCGAGGTTGACCCGGGCTTCGTCGTGCGCGTCGTGTCGCTGCCGGGGCTGGCCCTCCTGAAGCTGATCGCCTGGGCCGATCGCGGCGCGGCGGATCCCCGCGATGCGATCGACCTCGCCATGCTGCTGCGCCGGTATCACGCGGCCGGAAACGAGGATCGCCTGTACGGCGCCGAGATCGCGGTCCTGGAGGCTGCCGGCTACGACGCGGATCTGGCGGGCCCGAGACTGCTCGGTCGGGACGTGGCACGGATCAGCCGGGCTGAGACGAGACGCACGTTGCTGGCGCTGCTCGACGACGAGCGGAACCTGGAACGACTTTCCCGGGCCATGGCCCGGGAGATGGGCGCCGCCCGGGATCCCGTCGCCCTCGCACGAGGGCTGATCGGTCAGTTTCAGGTGGGACTCCAGGAGGGCTGAGACGGATGCCGACGATGCCCTGGCAGGGTATCCTGCTCGCGATTCAGCCACGGATCCGCCTCACGCGGTCGTTCGACGAGCGCACGCACACCTACCTCGGCTACGCGCTGCGGCTCGACGGCACGATCGGCGATCGGCGCGGCGAGTTCCTGGTAGGCATCGGCGCCGGCACCCAGGCGAAGCATCGCTTCCGGGCGGGCGACGTTCTGAAAGGCGAGTCGCAGCCCGTGGCCGACCCGCGCAGCGAGCCGGTAGACTACTACAAGACGGTGCGGCTCGAGCTGCTGGAGCGCGCGCCCGAGACCAACCCTCCGCCGCCGCCCTGGCTCGGCGTGCCGCCCGAGCTGCCGGTGTACCGGGAGCGCGGTCACCGG
This region of Candidatus Methylomirabilota bacterium genomic DNA includes:
- a CDS encoding type IV toxin-antitoxin system AbiEi family antitoxin; the encoded protein is MAQDTEVLKRALAGLRRTTGLTAEFEARQPGNLKGPRADVVIELEVGGKRHQLYAEVKAVDRPVALAAAKHRLEAYGQKGVLVTPYLTTALARHCRESLDLQFIDTAGNAYLRAPGLYIFVQGERPPEPLTGGAGRPARGGTATALRAVFVLLCRPELLNAPYREIAAAAGIGLGTVGWALFDLERRGYLTAAGQRRNRRLLEPTRLLDEWATNFPIRLRPKLNPRRFRAADPGWWELAHLPAGARWGGEVAAAKLAGHLKPGTVTIYVEPAPARDALASLAQEHRLRADPQGNVEILDTFWALPEQDGLPGLVPPLLVYTDLMATLDPRNLEAARRIREQHLEHAVRRA
- a CDS encoding nucleotidyl transferase AbiEii/AbiGii toxin family protein; its protein translation is MLSVAPDRPVDPLAIAILRQVDPVARALGVEYLVTGATARDIVLVGVFGLETGRGTRDVDLAIAVDGWPAFEAMRTSLVGTGAFVPDRQIVHRLFHLRGEQRGYPIDLIPFGAIEDPGATIAWPPDRSVVMSVTGYREAFDAAVPAEVDPGFVVRVVSLPGLALLKLIAWADRGAADPRDAIDLAMLLRRYHAAGNEDRLYGAEIAVLEAAGYDADLAGPRLLGRDVARISRAETRRTLLALLDDERNLERLSRAMAREMGAARDPVALARGLIGQFQVGLQEG